In the Deltaproteobacteria bacterium genome, CTCACCTCCCCACGCACATGGAGCCGACAAGGTCGCTCCGGGTGACAAGACCCAGCACCCGCCGGTCCGCGTCACAGATGGGCAGGCGGTTGATGGCGCGCGCGGTGAACAGTTCCGAAATCTCGGCCACGCTGGTCTCTGGCGCGGCCACGATGGGCGGGGCGCTCATGAGGTCGTCCACCAGCACGTGACGCAGGTCCGCGACCATGCAG is a window encoding:
- a CDS encoding CBS domain-containing protein produces the protein CMVADLRHVLVDDLMSAPPIVAAPETSVAEISELFTARAINRLPICDADRRVLGLVTRSDLVGSMCVGR